In Gadus chalcogrammus isolate NIFS_2021 chromosome 1, NIFS_Gcha_1.0, whole genome shotgun sequence, the sequence GCAAATTATACGGCTGTTTCGTCAATAGAGAGCTACCATACGAACATGCTAACGGCTAGCTAGCCGATCAAGTGAATACGTCAACAGCCCAAACAACAAGATAAGTTGTCGTTTTTTCAGGGTTTACGACACAACATCGAGTTTCAGTGCGATTGAATAGTAAGTTGTCATCAAAGTCGCGTCTCAGTTCGCATGCTTGCGTATTCAGTCACAGACTTGTAACCTGAAAAAGTTTACCACTCTACTGCGCTAAGCGCTTAGCTAGCGTCAACATTGCTGTCTTTTAGGTGGCTCGCACGAATCATATATTCTTAAAGACTCGTTATCTTTGGTGCTCAGTTGACATGGATGTCAAATATTATTTTGACGACGTTAGAGAAACATCGGCAATTTATATGAGCCCTCTAACCGTATGGAATAAAGTTAACTTAAACCACCTAGCATACACTATCACCAGGCTAGCGTTGTTTAGCTCGTCGTCTCACTTTCTCACGGTTAGTACACTCGCAACAAGAGCTTTGTGTCGGggttttaacatttatatttatgtcaAAATGTCATGTCTTTCCAGATCTTTCTCTACACGGACGACTTCCCTCTGGCTATTTGAGGTAATATCGATGCTAGCAGCTAGCCGCACCGTGTAGCTCAATGCGGGTCACTAGCATGGACCTGTTGGACCCCCAGTTCCTGGATAAAATGAACAACAACATTGGAAGGCTGCATTACGAAGGTAATGTTTCTTATGATTAATTAATACGTCTTTGACCTCCATCAGACAAGTGGCTCATGTTCTCTTATATTTGACCTGCATTTCTTCTAGAGGAAAACACAACTACTGCTATTTCACACATTATGCGTCTTGGCCTCACATATGGTATTGTATCATACAGGCACTATGGTACAGAAACCGCCAAAAGTGGTAATTAAAGTCACTATTGAATAAGATGAATGGTActgcaaacatttattttgagagGAATATTTTTGTATACTGCAGATcaaattatgtttttcttttttaacacATTTGCACTATTTATTAAGGAGTAAATATGCATCTCCTTCTCCATACGTcaaatgtttttcacaaaaggaagtctgaaacacacaaacaaaactgaaaTTATATACATTTACTTTCCACCATTTAACAGATGATCCATTGGTCAATGTTCAGTGATCTTTTttccagttactaaaaattgTGTGTGAGTTGTCAAGTTATTGACAATGTTATAGAGCTGCGTTTGCATCTCTGTGGACTGCAGTGACTAGACCACTTCATTATGGCCTATCACATTGAGCCACCTAAAAAATATGTATGGCATTTGTTTGGGCTTTTTTTGTGTCTTACTGGACAGGATAatgaacagagagggaggagtgggtATAAGCACAGACGGGATGATGTAGACTAGAGCATAGGACCACAGTTGGGATTCGAACATGGGTTGCCACAAGGTACATCGCCTACGTGGTTAGCACACTAGTGGGTTGAGCCACTGAGGTGCGAGACGCTCGTATTCTTTCAGAGATTGCAATGGAGTAAACCAGACCCCAACTTGCAGTTCTAGCAATCTAGAAAGTAGTAGAAAGTAACCTGGTGATGTGCTGCTGAAATAGGCTCATGGGAGTACAGGAAGAACGCtataaaatgtgtttgtgcTATTTCCCTCGAGCATAGCGATCATTTTCAACCCCCTGAAAAGCTGTGTCAATTGTTCTCCATCTGCTTAAGTTGTCTGTAACATCTGAGAATGAGAGAACTCCACTGTAGCTTGTGAACGTCGCCCTACCTCTACAGGTGACGCCAGGATACCCTCGCTGCCCAGCACCATGCCCCACATGAGAACAGGCCCTCCGCCCATCTGTCCAAGCAAAAGGAAGTACGGCGAGGAGAAGATGGACGACCACATCGAGTGTGACACGGACCATGGCAACAAAATGAGCAGGCTCTTTGCAACACAACTGTAAGTGCATGTTCACAAAGTCCTTTATGGTGTTAAACTTGGGTGGAGACTGCTGCTATTTATCTCAACATATTTATACTTTTACATTTTCTAGCATGTTTTGTTCGGTTTTGTTGATGCGTGTTTGTAAAAGATTAGATTGAGAGCTACACACTATTATTTAGGCTGACCACAGTCCCCACTAAACGGAATCATTAACGACGAAAGTTATGACGGAAATGAGGAAACCCTCAAGGATTCTCTTTTACACTCTGCTTACTGGAATTGGTAGGCATGCTGGACATGCACTCTGTGATGTGGGATTCAAACTGTGGTGGTCCAGCCACATCACAAGTAAAGGGTGTTCCTTGAGCGGTCCATGCGCCAACGCAGCCCGCTTTCATTAAGCAGAGGCCCGCGCATTCAGACGCCTGACATCAAAGGGGTCAGATTAAAGCGCCTCCAGGAATAGACAGAGCGATGGGGGTCTTGTGTGTTGGCTCACGGGGGCGCTGATCTGCCACTCTCTTAATCAAGAGCCCAGCATTCTGGCGGAGACAATCGCAACGAACACTGGAGCCTCAATCACAGCCCCGCCGAGTGCATCACGTCCTCCTCCAACGGGCTGTACCACCGGTACGGCTCCGCCCCCGACTACGCCATGGAGCAGCCCCTCGCTTTAACCAAAAGCAGCCCCCCCTCGGGGATGGGGGGCGGAGAGAGGTCTGGATTTGCTGGTCCAGCGGAGCGCCAACAGGTATGTTCGTTTTGAGGCTACAAGGTAGTTTGAGGTTGGTTTTCATACCGCAGTTTAGAGATATTATCAATAAGACTGTCTAGGTCTAATATTTGAACACATGGTAGCACCTACCCCGGTAGATAAGAGGAGGTAGCACAACTCCTCCACGAGCTGAGTTGCAAAACGTACCAGAGTCAAACTGAGCTTTATCTCAAGACTTCTAATTTGCACCTCTGATAGAGTCCACCTCTGTTTGTTATCTTAGGTCTGCTTAATCATTTGcgcttttgtttgtttctcgCCACATCTGACCGGGACGATTCTCCCTTGCAGAACCGCCCCTCTGTCATCACCTGCGCCCCGGCCAGCAGCCGGAACTGCAACATGTCTCAGTGCCACATGAACGGCTGCCCCCCCAACCCAGCAGCCGACCAGAGAAAGGCCAACGGTACACATTCAACCAATGTCCAGTCTTTATTCTTTTGTTATTCTCGGTTTCTTTGAATGTTCTGACCGtgaactctccctccctccctccagtcaACACCGTCTGCGACCCCGTGATCGAGGAGCACTTCCGCCGCAGCCTGGGGAAGAACTACAAGGAGCCCGAGCCCGTCCCCCGGCCGGTGTCCATCACCGACTCGGTGGACGACCACTTCGCCAAAGCCCTGGGGGAGACCTGGCTGCAGATCAAGGCCAAGGGCGGGGGCCCGCAGAGCCCCGAGTCCGACTCGTGAGGCGGTAGGGGAGGCGGCCCCCTCGCTGGACGGCCGTGCTGAATCACAGTGGCTCCCTCCAGGGGCCGCCGTGCCCGCCTAGCACCAGAGGGCTGTGAGTATTGTAAGAGAAGTGTTAGAGTGGAACTTGCCTGTAGAGGTGGGTCATGTGTGGGCCTTGAGGGTCTGAACAAAATTCACACGTggtctttgtttctttttttgttgtcaAGAAGGGGTGTACGTGTCCTAAAGTGTGGACCCTCCATGATTGATTGTCCCGCGTTGGGGGGACTGTACAATCGGATAACATTTTTTGCTTCACACTAAGAAACGTCTGAACACGTTCTGTATTAACTGCTCTTCTCCTGCCTTGTGAACCAAAgaaatctccccccccccccttccctccaaaCATACACAAGCCATAGGTTTGGCTCATCTGTGCATAGCTCAAACTTTCTTTCACCCTATGTAGAGCCCTTCTTCTCATAAAGCTttggtttctttctttttttttattgttattatttgtttttatatatatatatatatatatatatatatatatacatatatatatatatatatggacagCTAGATCTGGTTTGACAGAGTAGGCAGAGATGAGGTTATGTTTTCTTTGTTAGTGTTTGAAACGTAGAGAAAGAAATCGAAGATCAGTTTCTCTTCCTGGACTTTCTATTCTCTCTTAATCCATGTAATCATTACTTATTTTAAACTGGACTAATCCACTGTTAAGAAAGATACAATTTAATTTAGTTTTGAATCTATATACTCACTATGGTTGATTAACTTGGTAATCTAGTATGGATAGTAGGCTCTTCCTCCTAAATAGAAAGCATGTGTCAAATAGCTGGGTTCTATTACAAACTATTCTGTTCTATTTACCCTCAgaactttattttttatcagtTTTATTTGAACAGTTTTAGGATTACTCACTGCTGGGACAGTTGTACGCAATATGTTTTTGTATCCGTTTTCTCTTCGttagtatatataaatatatataaatttagATATATACTTTAGCATCCACCAGAATAATCACAGCCTCTGGCCAGGTTGTCAGCATGCAGTGTAATGGGCTAGATTGCTTTTTTACTCTGTGATACAGGATGCTGGAGCTTCATACCTGACTGAAGACGGCTATTAGTAAGAATCTCGAGTTTTCTAGtttaaaaaaatcaacaaaaacGATAGTTTTTAACGACTATTTATTCAGAGCATAACTTTTACTTACTTCAGGATATGACGATCAATCACTTTTTAAACGACCCACCCCAAacattcctttttattttttttgttatttgttaaGAGATTTCAAAGCACAAGCAGCGCTCTAGTCCCGAGATGTTAGTAATGCGATTGGACGTTCACATTCCACCATTAATGCTCATCATTGGTCAGCACCTTGGAAGAGTTTAAAGCATAAGTGCTATTGTTACAAGTCGGTTTAGGGAGGCCAGTGGTGGTGAGCGGTGGAGACCTGGGTGATGGTGGGATCTGTTAAAACGTCTATCAGTAATACCAGTCTGAAGAACACGTGTCCTCATTGTCAAATTTCTTTTGATAACCCTTCagagattattttttatttacttttcaaCATGTATGTGTCAACActgataagaaaaaaaaattgtattgtaagtttgttttttattctagTTTGTAAAGAAGAAATGCTATATACATACTCTCTATTCTCTTTGGTTATCCTATGACTATCATTATGCCGCGCATAATGaaaactacttttttttttcattaagaaCAACATACTGGTATGTAGCATCGATATTCATTGTCCTCCAACAAGAAATTTTCTTCTTAAAAGTTGATCTTTTTTCATAACGGTCTCCTAGTGTATTTTGGTGCCAGACATTTTGAgaaaaatgttttctttgtaaagaaaaataataaaaggtgGTTGAAGTAAACCCTCCGTACTAACAGAGTTAGTTCTGAGGTAGACTGGTGTCAAAGGTTGAACTTAAGGGAACGTCCTCAGATCCACTTGTTTGATACAAGCTGGGTTTCTTTGAGATGCCGTTGGGGTAATATTTAATTTCTATATTTAGACTGCTTGTGCCTCAGAGACAAGTTTCACAAACTAACTGCTCCATGTGTTTTTCACTTGGGAATTTCTTATTTTGTAACTTTTTGGCCTTATTTCTCCGGAAGAAAATGTCACAGTTTTGTACTCTGATTTCTTcttaataaatatgtaaatgctCATGTTGTGAattctttcccttttttataattattttcataTTAACTTGGACTCTTTCATTTAAAATCATAACCACATTGTGGATATTATAATCATAAAACTGTCAGGAAATCATCATCATACAAGGAAGGGAACTTAACCTTTTAACATTTCATATATGTATTCAGTTCTAGTCTCCAAATCACACACAATGGTTGTGCAAAAGAAAGGTTAAGGACTTTCATTTAGCCTTTACACATTCAAATCAGCTTATGTAATAGTGATGCCTAAATCTTCCATGATGTGGACAAGCCAAAGCTACCTTTCAAAGGTCAGTGGATTTTCACGGCCTTCTGTGAGTTAGTCTGATTCCTAATTCCTTGATGACAACACTCATTGTTCAGCAGTTATCCTGATCAGAGGTGAAAGTGTAATAAAAACCTGTTTCTGTGAAACATGTTTTTCTCTTGCTTCTAAATGTCAAGTAAAAAAACTGGTTAATTGGATGTTCCAGATTTAGCTACTGGCCTTTGTTACTTTCAACTGTGACTTTTGAACATGTATCTATGATTATTTCCAGTggttatatttttttcttaatttcaGAGATCTACATTGAACCCATCATCTATAATTAGACAACGTGCTGCCTCCTTGGGACTCAGACTGATAACCAGTTCAGGTTTCATAACAGTCATGTCACTTTCCTTCATTCCAGCAGGTGGCACAAATGCTTCAATCTTCGTGAGGGAAAGAAGTCTGGTCTATGGAACTAAGAGTCGAACAGGTTACGGAGGATTTTATTTCGATTACTATTATTAATGcatttattcaattaaatgctaAAATAGTCTATAGGTGAATGGAAAGGCATGTTGTATGTTAGAAAGTCGACTACCACTCAAAGACCTATTATACAAACCAACCattgttcaaattacatttatgcAGCATAATACTCAAGTTCAATTCTAATTTTTGATTACACTATGACTATTATTTTTTGCAGTCTTTGAGAAAAGACAGAAAATATAGAAGACTGCACATAAAAAATGGATAATTTACAAATGTCTCAGCAATTATTGTTCCATTTTTGGGGCAGTGGccatgttcttttttttacccCCTCGGGCTCAAATCTGCTCAAAAGCCCCTCCGACAAAAACCCCTTGCCTTCACGAGATTAGACCCAATCACTCACCAAACATATTGCCACTGCTCCATCGTGCCTTCTAAAGAAGCCTGCTCCTGTGGGAttatactgagagagagacacgtttCTCTGCTTGCATAAAAAaccaacagcaaacacacacacacacacacacacacacacacatttttgatATCCGGCCTTGTCGCCTTGTTTACACGGTTAACAGTGTCTAAATAAAGATGAACCCCACACCGCTGGGTTAAGTGAAACTTGGTCTTGGCTATGGGTGAAGGCCACAAGAAGGGAGGGAAGAAGTAAATGAGCATTTCTGGACGGATCCATTGGTCTTGTGTACCAGTAAGGGCCTTAACTCAATGTGGTGGTGGAGACAtgcgtgtctgtctctctttgatGTCACATATTAAGGCGAGAAGCCATATTGTGTCTTGGCTAATTGCCAAATAATTAGTCTAACTGCAAAGAGAATATACTTTTTACGATCCCTACATGTTGGCGCCCATGAATCCTGAGTGTGCGCCCGCTCAAAGCGATGGATCGTAATCTCCATCACATCAACCCCATGAATGTGGGTTGACGTGAGTCTCGTtggttgaccccccccccccccccctcccgatcCCCAACATCCCTGAGTCTACGCTGTCCGGGGACATTTGCATGATTGCCTGTGTGTAATACTTTAACGTTgtctgtttccccccccctttATGCTGTATGTATTTTTTCCGTTCTGGTTTTCTGCTCCCTCCTCGGATGTGCGCTGCGAGGACGTGCACACGTCCTCGGGCGAAACAATCTAAAATAGATCACACAGGCAACGTGAAGTCAGTGCGTGCACGGCACGCAGGCGCAGGAAGCGCCTCACGGGCAGACTTGAGTCATGCTGGCAAGATCATGCACCCTGAGCTGACAGCCCAACACACCCGATTACAGAGCACGTCACTTCCCCGACGCGGCTGCACCGAGATGCACCgacaggaggggaaggggacgtgggggcagagaggggggggggaatcgggGCTCCTTGATTCAACCAACCATCCATGTGCCTCTGATCAGGGTTATGAGCAATCAGGGATGTGTGTGAGCACGGCTAGTGCCGGGGCGGTAGGTACGTCTCAAGAGggccgaggtggaggaggtgagtgacgagggcgggggggagggggccgcTGTGTCGTGGACTGCTGGCGGTGGCGTAACCTTTGTGGAGGGGAAGACAAGGCGGTCGCTCTGGATAACGGTCTTTCCCAGGAATAGACACGGACCCTGTCAGGGCTTGTCAGCGTCACTTGGCCGCTGTGTATCACCTCCGTCGCAACCACGAGCCTCCATcagcatctccccccccccccccccccccgccatgtccaccaacacccccagcaacgccaacgccgccgccatcaccaccactaccaccatcaccaccacaatgACCGGCACCACGgccaccaacatcaccaccattATCACCAagaccacccccaccacccaccatcaccaacaccaccgccatcaCTGCCACTATGAACAACACCACcgctaccaccatcaccaccactacccccatcaccacaactaccaccaccactatgaACAACACCGTAGCTACCAACACGCAGaccaacaccaccgccaccaccacctaccacatcaccaccattaccaccaacaccaccactatgAACAACACCATAAccctcaacaccaccactaacaccaccagcgCCACCATCGTCACCATCCacccaccaccatcagcaccactatacacaaacacccccaccgcGGATCTCTTTAGCACGTAGCTGTGTTACACTAACAGACGTTGATTGCGCAATTGCCCTCTTTTGGCTGCTGCGACCTTGCTGCGTCCCTCCGGAGCCTGGGTGCGTTCCGTTAGTCTTACCAGCCGTAT encodes:
- the vgll4a gene encoding transcription cofactor vestigial-like protein 4, which produces MRVTSMDLLDPQFLDKMNNNIGRLHYEGDARIPSLPSTMPHMRTGPPPICPSKRKYGEEKMDDHIECDTDHGNKMSRLFATQLAQHSGGDNRNEHWSLNHSPAECITSSSNGLYHRYGSAPDYAMEQPLALTKSSPPSGMGGGERSGFAGPAERQQNRPSVITCAPASSRNCNMSQCHMNGCPPNPAADQRKANVNTVCDPVIEEHFRRSLGKNYKEPEPVPRPVSITDSVDDHFAKALGETWLQIKAKGGGPQSPESDS